The genome window TGTCGGAGAGCTGGGGCGAAGCAGGCGCGGGCGCAGCGGGGCAGCCGGCGCAGCGGGGCAGCAGGGGCCAAGAAGCAGGCAATGGGGACCTTGTGTCCCAGCCAGTGCCGGGTAAGAAGGCTGGGGCAGAAGGATTTCCAGTGGGGGAGGAAGGCAAGGAAGGATGGGGCCTTGGCTCTTTAGTCTGTCCTGTGTTTGATTCTCAGCCCCATCTGTCTGTCCAACCTCCCTCCCCATGTGAGCCAGCAGGCAGTTCAGTCCTCTCAGCCCTCACCAGTGGGGTATCAAGGCTGGGTCAGCCTTGAGGCCTTTGGGGCAGAGACATGGAGCTGGCAGGAGCGGGACTATGGGTGTCCTGGGTGAGGCAGCAGCGGTCAGAGGTAGAGCCTGGGTGAGAGACAGCAATAGAGCTCAGAAATGGGAATGTGGGGTCCAGGGATGGGACTCTGGGGACAGGGAAAGGGCTGTGGGGACAGAGATGTGGCCAAGGGGACAGAGATGGGTTTCTGGGGACAGGGACGAAGCTGTGGGGGCAGAGATGGGTGTGTGGGGACAGAGATGTGGCTATGAGGAAAGAGACAGTGTGGTGGGGAGAGATGTGCCTATGGTGGCAGAGGTGGGGCTGTGAGCATCCAGGATGGGACTGGGTTAAAGGTGACACGGTGATGGTCAGAGATGGGTCAGTGGGTATCAGATGGGGCCAGAGGCCAGGAATCTGCTGTGGTGTCAAGATAGGAGGTGAAAGTGTGAGGCAGGTGGGTAAGGccagaggtggggacagagacaggTGGGGCTGGAGCCCTTGAGCCGTGATGGACAGTGAAGGGGGCAATGAGGGCAGACTGAGGCCAGGAACAAGAGATGGGCTGGTGAGAGGCAGAGGAGAAGTGGGCCAGGAATGGGACAGCCAGAGTCATCTGGAGTTACCAGGGGCAGAGGGGCCACCGAAGAACACCATGGCGTCAAATGGGTCCTGATGATCTGAGATGGGACCACCGGCTGGTCTCCGCCCAGCGGTGGGACCTCAccatcccctcctctcctctccccagccccacccccggcACCTGACATGAGCCCTTGCGGGCCCCTCAACCTGAGCCTGGCAGGCGAGGCGACCACGTGTACGGCACCCGGGGCCCCCAACGCGTCTGCCGGACCGCCGTCGGGCCTGGCGGGCGCGTCGCCCGCGCTGCCCATCTTCTCCATGACGCTGGGCGCCGTGTCCAACGTGCTGGCGCTGGCGTTGCTGGCGCAGGCAGCAGGCCGTCTGCGGCGCCGCCGCTCGGCAGCCACCTTCCTGCTGTTCGTCGCCAGCCTGCTGGCCACCGACCTGGCTGGCCATGTGATCCCGGGCGCGCTGGTGCTGCGCCTGTACGCGGCGGGGCGCTCGCCGGCCGGCGGCGCCTGCCACTTCCTGGGCGGCTGCATGGTCTTCTTCGGCCTGTGTCCGCTGTTGCTGGGCTGCGGAATGGCCGTGGAGCGCTGCGTGGGCGTCACGCGGCCGCTGCTGCACGCGGCCCGCGTCTCGGTGGCCCGCGCGCGCCTGGCTCTGGCCGCCCTGGCCGCCCTGGCCTTGGCCGTGGCGCTGCTGCCGCTGGCGCGCGTGGGCCGCTACGAGCTGCAGTACCCGGGCACGTGGTGCTTCATCGGCCTGGGTCCGGGGGGCGGCTGGCGCCAGGCGTTGCTCGCTGGCCTCTTCGCCGGCCTCGGCTTAGCCGCGCTGCTCGCCGCGCTTGTGTGCAACACGCTCAGCGGCCTGGCCCTGCTGCGCGCTCGATGGCGCCGCCGCTCTCGACGGCGCTCCCCGGCCTCCGGCCCTGACAGCCGCCGTCACTGGGGAGGGCGCGGACCCCGCTCGGCCTCCGCCTCGTCCTCTTCGTCCGTCGCTTCGGCCTCTGCCGTCGCCGGCGGCTCCCTGGGCCGCGGCTCAGCGCGCAGAGCTCGCGCCCACGACGTGGAGATGGTGGGCCAGCTCGTGGGCATCATGGTGGTGTCCTGCTTCTGCTGGAGCCCCCTGCTGGTGAGGGGCGCACACGCCCCTCCAACCTTGTTCCTGCTCCCTCCTCCGCCCCTCCCACGCTTTTCCATCCTGGGATACCTGGGTCCTCTCCCTGACCCAGCCAAGGCTCTGCCCCCTCGAGGCCCCGCCTGCCAGCCCACGCTTTGCCTTGGCTCCTTCTGATGTCCCACTTCTCCCAGTCCCCTTATCCTACTCTTTCCTGGGGTCTCTGTAGTTCATCCCGGCCCATGCAAGCCTCCCCTTCAACCCCACCCGTCTAGGTGCCTTAATTCCCTAGCCTCCTCCCACTAACACcaccccttttctcttctctttaacCCCTTTGTCCTTTGGGATACCTAAGACTTCTTTCTTGCCTGGGCGCACATCCGCCGAAGGCCTTTGCTTCTGCCACGCCCTCTACCCCGCCTCTCTCGCTTCTTCCCTCTCCACAGCTCCTTCCCAATTAGACTCCTGTTTACTCTCACTGTGGCGCTCCGTGCCTCCTCACAGCCACCTTACTTTCCAGACACGCCCCCTTCCATCACAGCCCTTACCCTTCGCCGGTCCCCCTTCCTTCACCACCCCACTGCTGACACCTTCTTCTCCCGCAGGTGTTGGTGGTGCTGGCCATCGCGGGTTGGGGCTCCAACTCCCTGCAGCGGCCGCTGTTTTTGGCCGTGCGCCTCGCTTCGTGGAACCAGATTTTGGACCCCTGGGTGTACATTCTCCTGCGCCAAGCCGTTCTTCGCCAACTGCTTCGCCTCCTGCCCTCAAGGGCCGGCGCCAAGGGCAGTCCCGCGGGTCTGGACCTAACCAGGAGCGTTTGGGAGGCCAGCTCGCTGCGCAGCTCCCGGCACAGTGGCCTCAGTCAATTCTAGGTGCGCCCGGCGGCTTAACTAGACCACCCCGGGCCTCGGGTCCGCACCGTGGAGACTTCGGGGAATAAAGGTTTTTGTGGACAAGCCCAGGGCAGTGTGTCCCGTCGGAGATGCAGCACCCTCATGGCCGCGCGGGGGCGGCAGAGGCGCTTCATGCGTCTCTCGGGTGTGGCTCCTGGGCTTGCCACGAGGGGGCGTAGAGACGCAGTGCCGGAGCCGCAGGAGCATGCGCTCAACGCCCCGACCGCAGTCCTGGGGCGGGGGCTCTGCTGGGAGCAGAGCGAGGGAGTTGAGGGGTGCTTCTTGCCCCAGCAGCTGCCAGGACTGACTCTCCCAACCATTCACTGACTATGGCCCTGACTACCCCAAAACAATCCCAAGGCCCTACCCCCAAACTACGCCCCACCACAGGCCTCTAACTCCCCACATCCCTCAACACAGCTCCGAGCCCCCTCCCATCGCGGCCTGCCTACGCTCCCCACCATAGTAACAGTCCCGAGTCCCCACCACCACTTGGCCCTCTTCAGATGGCCCTCACCATAATCCAAGACATCTCCCCATCACTCCTTCGCCACTCTTCGCATCCACCCCCATCCCAACTCTACCCACCTCCAAGCACGCCCCCCACTTCATTACTGTGCACAAGATGAGACGGAGGATGCATGGATGGGGAAAACCCCAAAGGCCCTTTAAAAACTACTAACAGCTCTGTCGGGGCAAGGGTCGGGGGGAGGGGGCTAGCAGCACCCGGCCACGAAGTCGAAGTCCTGGAAAGCGGCCTGCTCCGTGGCGGTGAGGGGCCGAGCGTCGCGGGGTGGGCTCAGCGTGGGGGCCTCCCCTGTGAATTCCTCGTCGAAGTTGCTGACATCAGTGCGGCCAGACAGCGTGGGTACGAAAGGCGGCGGCAAGCGCCGGGCCAACAGGGCGTCCCAGCCCAGTGTctgcagggaagggagaggggaggtcaGCAGGGGAGGCTGTGGGCAGACCGCAGGAGGGGTCCCCTCCTTGCTCTCTGTCCAGCTCTAGATCTATGGGGTCAACAAAGGGAGTCACAAGATAGAGGGGGAAAGTGGGAGGCCTGGGGACCCAGGAAGGATCACAGTGTGAGTGATGGAGGGAGGCTCTGGGGGTCCCTTCCGGGCAATCCTGGGCTCATACACAGGAAGTGCTCCCGACCAGGCCAGCCTGGAGCAACTGTGGGTGTAGGAGGGCCAGCGGGGGtgaaggagggggaaggagaagCAGGCAGGTATCAAGGAGAGGTGACAATGTTGGAGGTGAAGCCACTAGGCCTGGGGGGTGGGACTTCACCCTGAAGAAAGGCTGTTTTTTCACATCCTCTGCATCCCTCTCGCTGGACCCCAACCTCCGCTCTGGATTCCTTCGCAGcagctgggggaagggagtgCCGTGTCAGTTTTCCCCTTGCGGGCCCCAGAGCCACTCCCTTGGCCCATCCCAAGTTGGGAGTCCTCACCCTGCGCATGATGCCAATGGCTTCAGCTGACAGGAAGCGGGGGTAGCGAACCTCATCATTGACAATGCTGTCAAATACTTCCTCCTCGTCGTCCCCTGGGAACGGGGACTGCGGACAGGGAGAGCCGGGGTGAATTAGGCCCTTCTGGTGGCACCATACTCAGCTCCACCCAGAGCCCCAGCTGTGCCTTCACATGGCTCACTTGGGAGGGTAAGTACCCcatttacagatgcagaaactgaggtcaGGGAGACAGGGCCACCTGCCCCCAACCAGACAGCACATGGGGAGGCCAATTTTGATCACCCTCCAACCCCTGCCCACCGGGCACACACCGGTACCAGGGAGCAGCCTGGGGCCTGCTTTACCTCGCCAACCAGCATCTCATAGAGCAGCACGCCCAGCCCCCACCAGTCCACTGCCCGGGTGTACGATGTGTCCGTCAGCACCTCAGGTGCCAGGAACTCTGGGGTCCCGCAGAATGTGCTGGTCCGGTCCCCATAGCCCATCCCTGGGGACAGCAGAGCCACATGAGGttatggtggggaggggaggcagctctagcccagcccagcctgaggTGGTCCAGCCAACCAGCCCTGTCCTAGGACCAGAGTACAGGGTAACCCAGGTAGGGCTGGGGACTCTATTCCCTCCCCTTTCTGTCTAAACCCCAGAGGCCAGCCCTTCAgatccccgccccgcccctcaccctCCTTGCAGAGGCCAAAGTCTGCGATCTTGACATAGCCCTCGGTGTCCAGGAGCAAATTGTCCAACTTCAGGTCCCTGTGAGGGAGTGGGGGGATGTAGAGATGGATGAGTGGGGATCTGGGCCCTGCCTGAAACCTGAGGGCCCCCCAAGTGGGCAGAGCGTGCATGCATGagcacgtgcatgcacacacacacacacacctgtagaCAATCTTGTGTTCATGGAGAAACTGCAGCCCCAACACGACGCAGGCCGAATAAAAGCTATGGAGAAAGGCTGGTGTGAGGGAGCCAGGCCTCCAGGCAAGGGAGGAGGATCACATAAGGCTCCCACGTCCTCAAAAGTCCCCCAGTTCCCCCAAGTTCCAGGAgccggggttggggggaggcagggcctgcgggtggaggtgtgtgtgtggggggggggcaggctcACATGGCTCGGGGCTCAGAGAACACGTCGCTGTGGATGTGCAGCATCAGGTCCCCGCCGGCCGAGTACTCCATCACGAAGCACACGTGCTCTGGTGTCTGGAAACAGCCAAACAGGTTCACCAGAAAGGGGTGTCCTGCGCTGGTCACAGCTGCCAAGATCCGCTTCTCACACATCAGGCTGGGcagggtgaggaggtgggggtcAGAGACCACAGCAGCTCCCTAACCCCGACTCCCCCATGCCCTAGAGGTCCTCAATCATCAGATATTTGTCAAGGGCCCCACATGGCTGTGCACCCTTGAGCAAGATGCTTAATATCTCTGAATCTGCTGAACAGATACTCAGAATCCATCCATTGTCCTAGTAACAGTCCCCCAACTTCCATTTGGGGAGACGCTGGGGGGCTGTTACTTCCCTTTGAAGCACCCAGTCTCCCTAACTAGGAATTGGTTCACGAATGGGCAAACCAAGGCAATGGGGCTGAATCTCAAGATTTCTGCTGGAGTTATTAAGGAGGAAGGGCTAAAGATGGCAGATGAGCCTTAAACTATTGGGGTGGAGGACATTCTGC of Vicugna pacos chromosome 22, VicPac4, whole genome shotgun sequence contains these proteins:
- the PTGER1 gene encoding prostaglandin E2 receptor EP1 subtype, coding for MSPCGPLNLSLAGEATTCTAPGAPNASAGPPSGLAGASPALPIFSMTLGAVSNVLALALLAQAAGRLRRRRSAATFLLFVASLLATDLAGHVIPGALVLRLYAAGRSPAGGACHFLGGCMVFFGLCPLLLGCGMAVERCVGVTRPLLHAARVSVARARLALAALAALALAVALLPLARVGRYELQYPGTWCFIGLGPGGGWRQALLAGLFAGLGLAALLAALVCNTLSGLALLRARWRRRSRRRSPASGPDSRRHWGGRGPRSASASSSSSVASASAVAGGSLGRGSARRARAHDVEMVGQLVGIMVVSCFCWSPLLVLVVLAIAGWGSNSLQRPLFLAVRLASWNQILDPWVYILLRQAVLRQLLRLLPSRAGAKGSPAGLDLTRSVWEASSLRSSRHSGLSQF